In Picosynechococcus sp. PCC 7002, the following are encoded in one genomic region:
- a CDS encoding Maf family protein: MEFVLASASPARRRLLQGIGINPIVHVSHFDESQIHHDDPAQLVEALAAAKAKTVAQHRQDALILGCDSVLHVRGEILGKPASPTEAIARWQTMRGHYGLLYTGHALVDQTQNQLLVRHGVTKVYFAAIDDDTIAAYVRSGEPLQCAGCFALEGKGGLFIEKIEGCHSNVIGLSLPLLREMLAHLGYTVQTLWP, from the coding sequence AGGCATTGGGATCAACCCCATTGTCCACGTGAGTCATTTTGATGAATCCCAAATTCACCATGATGATCCGGCCCAGTTGGTCGAAGCCCTCGCTGCGGCCAAAGCAAAAACCGTGGCCCAACATCGTCAAGATGCTTTAATCCTCGGCTGCGATTCAGTGCTCCATGTCCGAGGGGAAATCTTGGGGAAACCGGCCTCCCCTACTGAGGCGATCGCCCGGTGGCAAACCATGCGGGGCCATTACGGTTTGCTCTATACAGGCCATGCCCTCGTGGATCAAACCCAAAACCAACTGCTCGTGCGCCACGGAGTTACAAAAGTCTATTTTGCAGCCATTGACGATGACACCATTGCGGCCTATGTGCGCAGCGGTGAACCCCTACAATGTGCAGGGTGTTTTGCCCTTGAAGGAAAAGGGGGGCTTTTTATCGAAAAAATTGAAGGCTGCCATAGTAACGTCATTGGTTTGAGCCTACCGCTATTACGGGAAATGCTGGCGCACCTCGGCTATACCGTCCAGACCCTATGGCCCTAA